Genomic window (Akkermansiaceae bacterium):
CGGCACCAGCGTCGGCAATCCTGATCCTGAACGTTTTTCTATTGTGACCGTCGTCAGCGGTGAGCTAGAGTCGGCTGATGGCCGCAAACATGTGGCAGGTGACTTCCTGCTGATGCCACGCGGCACGGCCCCCCTGACTGTTAAAAATGACACCACCCTCTTGCAGACGACGGTTCCCCGTTAGACCACTCCTGTTCACGTTGATGTCAATGGGCGGCTGCGTCAACGGCCAGGTGACGGATGCCGCGGACTCATGGCCGACATCATTCCGGCCCATACAACCGGCTGTGATCAAGCTGATCCGGAGCGGGGGAGATGGTCGGGATTTCATCTACAGGACCAAGCATTTTGAGCTCCACTCTGCAACGGCACTCAGCGAGCATCACCTCTCCCAGTTTGCCACCACGGCGGAATCGGTTCCCTCGGTCCTCTCACGTCTCCCCCTGCCCCTGCTCGGCATGCCGACAAGCTCATCGGGAAAACAAAACCCCGCAAAGGTCCTTATCTATCCCGACGAGGAATCATTCGTGCAAGCGGGAGGAGCCCAAGGGGCTGCCGGCTACTACAGTGGCAGGAAACAGGCAATCCTGCTGCGGGCGGATACCTTCCTCAGGGTAAAACCACCCCCGGGAAGCAGGTTGCCACCGAAAGCTGATTACGATCTGTTAGTCCACGAGTTCACCCACCTCTGCATGCACCGTGACCTCGCATACTTGCCGGTTTGGTTTACCGAGGGCACCGCAGAATACATCGCAGCCACACACGAAAACAGAGGGGTCTACCAGTTTGGCAACGTCAGCTTATTGATTAGCCGGCATATCAAAAGACACCTGCCACTCGATAAAGAACACATCATACTCCCGGGAATCGTCGAAACCATGGCACTCAGTCACAACACATGGCGGGCACATGTGGAATCCGGCCCGGCCGAGGATGTCTACCGCAACTATGCCACTTCGCTGCTTCTCACACATTACCTGTTTCATGGCGGTGCGGAGAGGCGGCATGCCACGCGGTTGTTCTTGGAAAAAATACGCCAGCGCAAGGCCCTCGCCCAACAAGTGGAAATCCTCATTCCCGCAGCCAGCAGGGAAACGTTGCAAAAAAACATCGTCGATTACTGGAAGACACGCGGACTCCGAATCAAGTTCCAGCCCATACCCGATCCCCGGTAAAGCATTGGTTTCACCGGGTCCACCCCGCTTCTTTCACCGCAGGCGTTATAAAACGGCCCCTATTTTCTCATCATTTCCCTGATGGCAATTCTGCAAATGTGACTTATACTCGCACATCAACCCTCCAAACCAGTGTATGAGCTCGACAGATCCATCTTCAAACAACCCCACCGTCCGCCCTCGCAGTGGTAAGCGCAAAATCCTGATCATCATCGGGGTGACGGCACTCCTTGTGGTCTCCGCAGGAGCTGCTTATTACTGGTGGAGCAACCGCCCGATCACACCTGTCATCCTGGACACCGCCGAGCAGCGGGCACTCGACACCAAGATGGAAGTCGTGCAGGAACGCACCTACGAGCCAGGAGAAAAAGTCATCACCCTCACCGAACGGGAAGTGAATGCCCTGTTTCACCACAATACCGGGCTCGGGGACAAAGTTAGGTTTGAACTGGCTGATGACGCCCTGCATGCGCGCATCCACACCGACCTCGATCCAGATATCCCCGTAGTCGGAGGTCATACGCTTAAAGCGAAAGCCCGGTTCAAACTAACCGACCCGGAAAACAATCCGGCCATCATTCTGGATGACCTGACAGTCTGGGGCATCTCACTGCCAAACGCATGGCTCGCCGACCTCAAAGGCAAGAACCTTATCTCCAACCTGGGTATCGACATGACCAATAACCGCATCGCGGCCGGCATCAGGGACATCAGCGTGGATCACGGAAAAATCACCATCCAGCTCGCGGAATAACAGGGGATGGAGCGAGGACTTACCGCCCGCCTCCACCTGTCATGTCCAGATTCAGGCGGGATGGCGCATAACTGTCGGGCGGCGTGGGAAAAAACCCACTCAAAAAAAGACATTGCATAACCGGGGGCTTTCCTTCATAGTTCCCCCGTCTGGACGATCTGGCGGTCAGAACTTTTCTTTCTCCGCCAACTTCCGCCGACGAGGATTTCACCTCCTAGGGCTCGCGAACTTGAACGCCCCAATTGGACGTGACCACCAAGCCAGCCACGGCGCAAATCATTGCCCTGAGACACCATCCCATGCCCTCGGCATCGAAACCCCGCAATTTTCTCATCCCATTTCCAGGAATGGAGTGATCCAGTATCCAAGGAGAAACAATTGCCCCCCTCTCTGACCCTTTCACCACCCAATATTTCCATTTAATGCACCACCCCATCTATGAGTGATCCCACATCACAGGATACCCATCCTGAAACACCCGAGCTTCCACTGGAACTAGAGGACTCCAAGGCACCGGCTAAAAAGAAAACAGCTAAAAAGGCGGCCAAGAAAACCGCCAAAAAGGCAGCTAAAAAAGCGGCTAAAAAAACCGCTAAAAAGGCAGCCAAAAAGACAGCCAAACAATCCACGACCGAAGCCGAGGTCAAATCAGAGGTCCATGCCGAGACCTCAAAAGCCATGCCCCCCGAACCGGAAACACCCGCCTCGGTGCCCCCTCCCACCGTTCCGGAGGAGCCTAGCCAGCCTGAAGCCCAGGCTGCCCCCCCGGCAGAAAAACCACGCATGGGCCGGGTCAAGGGTCTGGGTCCGGTCAAACGGAGCGCCAAGAAGGAACGTCCGCCACAAGCCGGCGACACAACCCCAGACGCTCAGGATGAAACCACCCAACCCGCCAGCCATAAAGGCAACAACCATGGCAACAACGGCAAGGGACGGCGCAACAACAACGGCAACCGGAACAATCACAAAAACCAACGCAACCAAAAAGGCGAGCCCCGCGAAAATCCGAACCAAAAGCGGGATAGGAAACCGATCGTGCTCACCGGCGACCCTGTCGCCGTCAATGGCATGCTGGAAATCGCCCCAAAAGGTTTTGGCTTCCTGCGTGTCCCTGAGAAAAATTTCATCCAATGTAAAAAAGACGTCTTTGTCCCCCCCGATTTCATCCGCAAAAACGGACTGCGCGCCGGTGTCTGGATCCACGGCACCTGCCAGGATGGCCCACGGGGCCCGCAGCTTACCAAGATCAAAACCGTTAATGACCTCGAACCAAAAGACGCTTTCAAGCTTCCCCACTTCGAGGAGCTGAAGGCGATCAACCCGACTCGCCGGATCGCCTTTGAAACCACCCCCGAAAGATTCACCACCCGTGTGCTCGATATCATCTCCCCGGTAGGACGCGGCCAGCGCGGGCTGATCGTCTCCCCCCCTCGCTCAGGCAAGACCACCCTTCTCTTACACATGGCCGAAGCCATCGCAGAGAAATACGATGAGTCCATCCACCTCATCGTCCTGTTAGTGGATGAGCGTCCCGAGGAAGTCACCGAATTCCGCAGGTGCCTCCCAGGTGTCGAAATCTATGCCAGCTCGAATGACGATGGCGCACGCAGCCATGCACGTATCTCTGAAATGTGTATCGAGCGCTGTAAAAGACTCGTCGAAGGCGGCAAGGATGTACTCGTCTTGATGGATTCAATCACCCGGCTTGCCCGCGCATACAACAATGCCGGGGGAGGAAACAAGAACGGTGGCAACAAAGGCCGTGGCTACCAATCGGGCGGCATCGTCGCCGGTGCCCTGGAAATGCCACGCCGCCTCTTCGCCGCCGCACGCAACACCCGCAACGCCGGCTCTCTCACCATCCTCGCCACAGCACTGATCCAAACCAACTCCCGCGCTGACGAAGCCATTTTCCAGGAGTTCAAAGGAACGGGCAATATGGAACTTGTGTTAGATCGACGTATCGCCGAGCAATACATTTACCCCGCTGTCGATATCTTCAAATCCGGCACCCGCCGCGAAGAACTCATTATGGCGGAGCATTTACTGCACAAGATCAACCTCATTCGCCGGGGCCTCGCCGGCCACCGTCCCGAAGAAGCCATGGAGCGACTTATCTTCTTCCTGAAAAAGTTCCCTAACAATGCTCAGATGCTCATGGAGATCAAAGGGTAATGGATTTGTCATTCGTGATTATAATTTGTAATTAATATGTCCACAGAACTTACTCGGAATTTTTCCATCATCGCCCACATCGATCACGGCAAGACCACCTTGTCGGACCGCTTGATGCAATTCACCAAAACCGTTGCCGAGCGTGACCAGCAAGACCAACTGCTTGATGCCATGGATCTTGAGCGCGAGCGTGGTATTACGATCAAATCCCACCCCGTCACCATGTCCTACACGGCCAAAGACGGGAAGACCTATCAGCTGAACCTTCTTGATACCCCCGGACACGTCGATTTCTCCTACGAGGTTTCGCGATCACTCGCTGCCTGCGAAGGGGCATTACTCATCGTTGATGCGGCCCAGGGTGTGGAGGCCCAGACCATGGCCAACCTCCACCTCGCAAACGAGCAGCAGCTGACCATCATCCCAGTCATCAATAAAATCGACCTCCCATCAGCTGATTTACCGAAGGTGCACAAGCAGTTAGAGGATATTATTTGTATCCCGGCCGAGGAAGCCATACCAGCTTCTGCCAAAAACGGCATCGGCATCGAGGAGATCCTGGAAGCTGTCGTCGAGCGTATCCCGCCACCCGTCGAAGATGAGGACAAGCTGCTGCGCGCCTCCGTTTTTGATTCCGTTTACGACCCCTTCCGTGGTGTCGTTTCCTACGTGCGTGTCATGTCCGGCAGTATGCGCCGGGGAACACGCATCAAACTCTTTCACACGCCCAAAACCTACGAGATCAAGGAGGTTGGTGTCTTTACCCCCCGCATGTCGCAGCGGGACGAACTGGTGGCCGGAGATGTCGGCTACCTGATCGCCAACATGAAATCCGCTGATGAAGTGAAGATTGGTGATACGGTCACTGACAACACCCACCCCTGCCCGAAGCCGCTTCCGGGGTTCAAGGAAATCCAACCCATGGTTTTCTCCGGTATCTATCCGGTCGATTCATCCGATTTCGAAGCTCTCAAGCTTGCGATGGGTAAACTCCAGATCAACGACGCCGCCTTCACCTGGCAGTCAGAGTCATCGGTGGCTCTCGGATTCGGTTTCCGTTGTGGATTCCTCGGGCTGCTGCACATGGAAATCATCCAGGAGCGACTCCGCCGTGAGTTCAACATGGATATCATCTCCACCTACCCATCGGTCATTTACGAGGTCACGAAAACCAATGGTGAGGAGATCATCATCGACAACCCCTGCCTGCTTCCCGAGTCACAGGAGGTTCAGGAAATCCGTGAGCCGATGGTCAGGCTCTACATCATGATCCCCAGCGAATACATCGGAGACATGATGAAACTCGTCATGGAAAAACGCGGGGAGTTAGAACACACCGAGACCATCGACGAAACCCGCGTGATGCTCACCTGCACGGTGCCTCTGTCGGAAATCCTGATCGACTTCAACGATAAACTGAAATCGATGACCCGCGGATACGGCTCGATGGACTATGAGCACGCCGGCTACAAACCCGGCAAACTCGTCAAGATGGACATCCTGATCGCCAGCGAACCCGTCGATGCCTTTTCCTCCATCGTCCACTACGAAAAAGCAGCCCCTTACGGTCGCCACCTGTGTAAAAAACTCAAGGATGTGATCCCGCAGCAACTCTTCGTGGTCGCCATCCAGGCCGCCATCGGCGGCAAGATCATCGCCCGGGAATCCATCACCGCAATGCGCAAAAACGTAACCGCCAAGTGTTACGGTGGTGATATTTCCCGCAAACGCAAACTGCTGGAGAAACAGAAAAAGGGCAAAGCCAAGATGAAAGCCATCGGTAAGGTGAACATCCCACAGGATGCATTCATCCGGGTGCTCAAAAACGACTGATCCTCTTTCAATCAAGCGGACACATTCAAGCCCACAGCCCGATCCAGCCCATGTGTAAACCCCTCTTACTCATCCTCCCCTTGTTAGCTCTCGCTTCGTGCTCAACAACGCACATGCCGAAGTTGCCCAAGCCGCCGGAGTATAAGGTGCTGGCCACTCAGCATGGCATGGCCTCATGGTACAGCGTCAAGACCAATCGTGGAACCAAAACCGCCAGTGGCCGCCGGCTCCATGATAACGGACGCACTGCGGCTCACAAATACTGGCCCTTGGGCAGTAAGGTCAGGGTGACCTGCCTGTTTAATGGTGAATCGAGGATTCTAACCATTACCGACCGGGGTCCCTACGTTAAAGGCAGGGTCATCGACGTTACCATCGGAGCCGCCAAACGCATGGGCTTTTATTCGCGCGGCATCACCAAGGTCAAAATCGAACTTCTCGAACGCGGCAAATGGCAATACCAGCATTAACCCAGCATTAACAACGCCTGTCTCAGACAGGGCGACCAGCCAGGGCTCGGTATAACCCGCCTCCCGCCCCCCGGTTCATGACTGATTTCGACATCTAATTTACTTGCTCCAGACGCGGGCTTCATAGCATGTAGCGGTGCAAACCAACCCCACCTCCAATATGTCGCTTTTCCAATCCGCCACCCAAGCCCCCGCCGATCCAATCCTTGGTCTCTCCACCAAGTTTAGGGAAGATGCCCGCGCAAACAAAGTCAACCTCGGCGTAGGGGTCTTTGTTGATAAAAACGGCACCACTCCCGTGCTTCCCAGTGTGATCGCCGTGGAAAAACAACTCGCTGAAGCCAGCGCCTCCAAGAGCTACCTACCGATGACCGGCAGCCCGGCTTTTGCAACGGCCACTCAGAAACTCTGTTTTGGAAACGCGCTTAGCTCCGAACTCGCCGGACGTATCGCCACCGCCCATACCCCGGGCGGCACCAGTGCCCTCCGCGTTGCTGGCGATTACCTGGCCCGTACCGTCGGCCCCCGCACCGTCTGGCTATCCAACCCGACCTGGGCCAACCACAATGGCATCTTCGCCACCGCGGGTCACACCCTCGAATCCTATACCTATTTCGACCCCGCTTCTAACGATATCGACCGCGCCGCGTTTTTCACTGACCTGGAAAACATCCCCGCCGGCCAGTTAGTAGTGATCCACGCCTGCTGTCATAACCCGACCGGAGCCGACTTGAACGCGGACGACTGGAAACAAGTCGCCGAGATTGCCTTGGCGAACGACTGGCTTCCCCTACTCGACTTTGCCTACCAGGGATTCGGAGAAGACCCCGACGCGGATGCCATCGGGGTGCGCACACTGGCCGAGGCTGGTGTGCCTCTCATCGTCTGCCAGTCGTTTTCAAAAAATTTCGGCCTCTACCAGGATCGCGTAGCGGCCCTGCACATCGTCTGCGCTGACGCCGATGAAGCCACGCGGGTCAAAAGCCAGGTGGAGCTCTGTATCCGGACCAACTACTCGAACCCACCAGCCCATGGTGGTGCCATTGTGACTTCGATCCTCAACGACCCCACGCTGGCCAGTCAGTGGGATCAGGAGCTGGCGGCAATGCGCGACCGCATCCAAAATACCCGCGCGGATTTTGTGGCAGCGCTCAAAGCGGCCGGGGTCTCCCGTAACTTTGATTTCCTCATGGATCAAAAAGGCATGTTCTCCTTCACCGGTATCACCGTGGAGCAGGTGCATCGCCTGCGTGATGAATTTGCCATCTACATGGTCGACAGTGGCCGTATCAACGTGGCTGGCATCACACCGGCAAACCTTGCGCTGGTAACAAACGCCATCAAGACAGTGCTCGGATAGGGGCACTCTTGCTTGGCTTTGGGTTTCTCCGGGCTGACATCTCCTGTTACGCAGTTAGGGTCGGTCCTGCCGCCACCCTCAATCATTGCCTGTTTAGAAACGAGCGCAAAAATGAAACAAAGTATACACTCGATTCATCAGGTCGGCTGTAGCTAAATCCCACCATGCAAGACATCCAACAAGCCCTCCAGGCATCCATCGAGGACTTTGCCATTTCCCGCTCCGAACGCAAGGAGCTCAAACCCCTGTTAGCCATCGCCCAGGGAGATAAAACCGAACAGGCTAAAATCCGACAACTCGCCTTCCGAATGGCAACCAGGGCGATGGAGGAAATGGGAGAGGTCACCGCCATGGACTGGTTGGAAGGGGTCATCAAGCTACTTTATTCCAATGAGATGAAGGTCAAGGCCAGTGCCTACTTCTCACCCGGAGAGGATTGCCTGCACCGCATCCGGAGACTCATCAACGAGGCGCAACACTCAATCGATATCTGTGTATTCACCATCACCGACAACCGCATTGTTAGTAAAATCGCCGAGGCGCATGAGCGAGGTATCAAAATCAGGATCATTTCCGACGACCTGAAATCCGAGGACCTCGGGTCGGATCTGGAGGTCATGGAAAAATCCGGCATCCCCTGCCGCTACGATCGCACCAGCGCCCACATGCACCATAAATTTGCCATTGCCGATACCGATCTCCTGTTGACCGGAAGCTACAATTGGACCCGCTCCGCGAGCACGGAAAACAACGAAAACATCATCGTCAGCAACAACACCAAGCTAGTGAACTCCTTCCAGCAGGAATTCGACCGGCTCTGGAATCTGCTCGCCTAGGGAAATACGCTCCATATTTGGCTCGACCCGGCGGTTTTGCCCGCTAGAACGGAAAAATCATGCGCACGCTCGTCATCGGTGATATTCACGGTTCACTCTCCGCCCTCAAGGCGCTGGGCGAGTATGTCGACTTTGCGCCCGATGACACCATCGTCACCCTGGGCGACTACATTGATCGCGGCCCCAACTCGAAGGGAGTCCTCGATTACTTGATCGAGCTACGCAAGTCTCATCAGCTGATCA
Coding sequences:
- the rho gene encoding transcription termination factor Rho — translated: MSDPTSQDTHPETPELPLELEDSKAPAKKKTAKKAAKKTAKKAAKKAAKKTAKKAAKKTAKQSTTEAEVKSEVHAETSKAMPPEPETPASVPPPTVPEEPSQPEAQAAPPAEKPRMGRVKGLGPVKRSAKKERPPQAGDTTPDAQDETTQPASHKGNNHGNNGKGRRNNNGNRNNHKNQRNQKGEPRENPNQKRDRKPIVLTGDPVAVNGMLEIAPKGFGFLRVPEKNFIQCKKDVFVPPDFIRKNGLRAGVWIHGTCQDGPRGPQLTKIKTVNDLEPKDAFKLPHFEELKAINPTRRIAFETTPERFTTRVLDIISPVGRGQRGLIVSPPRSGKTTLLLHMAEAIAEKYDESIHLIVLLVDERPEEVTEFRRCLPGVEIYASSNDDGARSHARISEMCIERCKRLVEGGKDVLVLMDSITRLARAYNNAGGGNKNGGNKGRGYQSGGIVAGALEMPRRLFAAARNTRNAGSLTILATALIQTNSRADEAIFQEFKGTGNMELVLDRRIAEQYIYPAVDIFKSGTRREELIMAEHLLHKINLIRRGLAGHRPEEAMERLIFFLKKFPNNAQMLMEIKG
- a CDS encoding DUF1669 domain-containing protein, with product MQDIQQALQASIEDFAISRSERKELKPLLAIAQGDKTEQAKIRQLAFRMATRAMEEMGEVTAMDWLEGVIKLLYSNEMKVKASAYFSPGEDCLHRIRRLINEAQHSIDICVFTITDNRIVSKIAEAHERGIKIRIISDDLKSEDLGSDLEVMEKSGIPCRYDRTSAHMHHKFAIADTDLLLTGSYNWTRSASTENNENIIVSNNTKLVNSFQQEFDRLWNLLA
- a CDS encoding septal ring lytic transglycosylase RlpA family protein, whose protein sequence is MCKPLLLILPLLALASCSTTHMPKLPKPPEYKVLATQHGMASWYSVKTNRGTKTASGRRLHDNGRTAAHKYWPLGSKVRVTCLFNGESRILTITDRGPYVKGRVIDVTIGAAKRMGFYSRGITKVKIELLERGKWQYQH
- a CDS encoding aspartate/tyrosine/aromatic aminotransferase; its protein translation is MSLFQSATQAPADPILGLSTKFREDARANKVNLGVGVFVDKNGTTPVLPSVIAVEKQLAEASASKSYLPMTGSPAFATATQKLCFGNALSSELAGRIATAHTPGGTSALRVAGDYLARTVGPRTVWLSNPTWANHNGIFATAGHTLESYTYFDPASNDIDRAAFFTDLENIPAGQLVVIHACCHNPTGADLNADDWKQVAEIALANDWLPLLDFAYQGFGEDPDADAIGVRTLAEAGVPLIVCQSFSKNFGLYQDRVAALHIVCADADEATRVKSQVELCIRTNYSNPPAHGGAIVTSILNDPTLASQWDQELAAMRDRIQNTRADFVAALKAAGVSRNFDFLMDQKGMFSFTGITVEQVHRLRDEFAIYMVDSGRINVAGITPANLALVTNAIKTVLG
- the lepA gene encoding elongation factor 4, producing MSTELTRNFSIIAHIDHGKTTLSDRLMQFTKTVAERDQQDQLLDAMDLERERGITIKSHPVTMSYTAKDGKTYQLNLLDTPGHVDFSYEVSRSLAACEGALLIVDAAQGVEAQTMANLHLANEQQLTIIPVINKIDLPSADLPKVHKQLEDIICIPAEEAIPASAKNGIGIEEILEAVVERIPPPVEDEDKLLRASVFDSVYDPFRGVVSYVRVMSGSMRRGTRIKLFHTPKTYEIKEVGVFTPRMSQRDELVAGDVGYLIANMKSADEVKIGDTVTDNTHPCPKPLPGFKEIQPMVFSGIYPVDSSDFEALKLAMGKLQINDAAFTWQSESSVALGFGFRCGFLGLLHMEIIQERLRREFNMDIISTYPSVIYEVTKTNGEEIIIDNPCLLPESQEVQEIREPMVRLYIMIPSEYIGDMMKLVMEKRGELEHTETIDETRVMLTCTVPLSEILIDFNDKLKSMTRGYGSMDYEHAGYKPGKLVKMDILIASEPVDAFSSIVHYEKAAPYGRHLCKKLKDVIPQQLFVVAIQAAIGGKIIARESITAMRKNVTAKCYGGDISRKRKLLEKQKKGKAKMKAIGKVNIPQDAFIRVLKND